One genomic window of Melitaea cinxia chromosome 10, ilMelCinx1.1, whole genome shotgun sequence includes the following:
- the LOC123656861 gene encoding cytokine receptor, which translates to MADLDSRERTKCSGSRNGPQFRSWIWCILIKCLISFPCIFSKCLGVDITVALYPQGDITVPYGDPLEIFCIAENFSSNDIEFSLAGKHIESEIVNSTTRRLYIKKPEKQVNSYYCRNNKTGKKCVSRVLVESIPAYVKDFNCLSKNLDILNCSWTSPESYSNINYSVTFSINGNLVKSPCIAEKVENSFTRYCVWNTSSQPRYRQQEETQFFHLIACNVFGCIKQNFSIDHYSIVKPDPPSDLRVVKNGSHSVVLKWSVPNNIVDLLTCGVDHIIEYQIAKIDNTTYFHTVDASSLPPKNKTYRFQLTNLPYAHMQYEVRVYIKSKKAVKREFWSDFSYAVFYTASERPKRPPDMIAGAFNQATYYNSRIIYVYWKQLEEYEEAGANFTYKVLVSQGNKTETVFPDKNKSLSYVSLNATLDALDVSVWSFNINGSSENSSHLYIPPERDTRSLKPSSFTKLAYENGTYELSWVGIKNIDNYTLFWCQHNTTKICAGRLDFAVLDPKKNNHIIDLPKEYRYQFAISANNGTKTGGMVWANCDISKDGFAMYGFPVHLDYDIPGKTYVTLRWVMDCALQDGIITGYNISYCPIVQTSTDCDGKVKYVFIPNPKQMDITINNLLPYKTYQFTFYLKTIYGQKKIENATASITTSEDRPTSPVNVHIPEIQNDSLTVSWDPPIQRNGNIGKYIISNYGKEIYVDIVSETANISRRQVTIPDLQGFTNYSLTVQACNIPLGLCSIVGYNDTIFVRTRIGSPSRLKAPTVKNSPDMLKWEPPTIPGGTVDLYQIRRVRDDMEPEIMNTTDLQYSLTHCEGVVSTEIYQVRAVNFDFDLYHGVLGTENVTLPKRISNESHIEYPGPWSEPSTVACRSRDGLTMIIIFLSIFSIIGCIYGSTKLYKKYRKMEDIKPVLPNGLGIPEKDISKYTFGGWSPTNKEEKPSSDEMLLLPNTQTTVSSPDMKQKDENSSDQTDCTIISDSSQGPIDQQVSTLDDVSDSSLHIEPESKTNDVDNNEIQEENTASKDIETSQNSPYFNNESFRRNPTTGYVQSVVNPATGYLQSEPASVPAPSSISTPLCCSPQPASTSYVMAGLPPTIFTNATSQVTNPPAPSSGYVLAEDPNHRSITNFSKLGTLPPKSIGPESLPTMPTLPTPAKHSTDSSYIQLQALNSLPSLKATVRNPVPLKPSSSNGYVSPEDCVLNKHLNNMLSAGQLAEEPAILDPTMSPEAYCRFSWSTDPANDNLHTLLADTPTRTSKN; encoded by the coding sequence ATGGCCGATTTAGATTCACGTGAAAGAACGAAGTGTAGTGGTTCCAGGAACGGACCGCAGTTTAGATCATGGATTTGGTGTATACTAATAAAGTGTTTGATAAGTTTTCcttgcatattttcaaaatgtcTAGGTGTAGATATAACAGTGGCATTGTACCCTCAAGGTGACATAACAGTTCCTTATGGTGATcctttagaaatattttgtattgcCGAAAACTTTTCGTCTAACGACATAGAGTTTTCACTCGCTGGCAAACATATCGAGTCTGAGATTGTAAACAGTACCACCAGAAGATTGTACATCAAGAAACCTGAAAAGCAAGTTAACTCTTACTACTGTAGAAATAATAAGACTGGAAAGAAATGTGTTTCCCGTGTGTTAGTCGAAAGTATTCCAGCATATGTGAAGGACTTTAACTGCCTGTCAAAGAATCTCGATATACTAAATTGTTCTTGGACGAGTCCGGAATCATATAGCAATATTAACTATTCCGTAACCTTCTCTATCAATGGTAATTTAGTGAAATCACCATGTATTGCAGAAAAAGTTGAAAATTCATTTACAAGATACTGTGTGTGGAATACAAGCAGCCAGCCTAGGTACAGGCAGCAAGAGGAGACGCAGTTCTTCCACCTAATAGCTTGTAACGTGTTTGGATGTATTAAACAAAACTTCAGTATAGATCACTATTCAATTGTCAAACCAGATCCACCGAGTGACTTGAGAGTAGTGAAGAATGGTAGCCACAGTGTTGTCTTAAAGTGGAGTGTTCCTAACAACATAGTGGACCTGTTAACATGTGGTGTTGATCATATAATAGAATATCAAATCGCTAAAATTGATAATACAACATATTTCCACACAGTAGATGCATCGTCTCTTCctccaaaaaataaaacatataggTTTCAGTTAACTAATTTACCATATGCCCACATGCAGTACGAAGTAAGGGtatacattaaatcaaaaaaagcaGTTAAAAGAGAGTTTTGGTCAGATTTTTCATATGCAGTTTTCTATACAGCTAGTGAGAGACCAAAGAGACCTCCTGATATGATTGCAGGTGCTTTTAATCAAGCCACTTACTATAACAGTAGAATCATATATGTGTATTGGAAACAACTTGAGGAGTATGAAGAGGCAGGCGCTAACTTCACATATAAAGTACTTGTGTCTCAAGGTAACAAGACTGAAACTGTGTTTCCTGACAAGAATAAGAGCCTGAGCTATGTAAGTCTAAATGCTACTCTAGACGCACTGGACGTGTCCGTGTGGTCTTTTAATATAAACGGTTCTTCTGAGAACAGTAGCCACCTGTATATTCCACCAGAAAGAGACACCCGATCTCTGAAACCTTCATCATTTACCAAGTTAGCATATGAAAATGGTACCTATGAGCTTTCATGGGtgggaattaaaaatatagataattacaCACTATTTTGGTGTCAACATAACACTACAAAAATATGTGCTGGCCGGTTGGATTTTGCTGTGCTGGATCCTaagaaaaataatcatattattGATTTACCAAAAGAATACAGATATCAGTTTGCAATATCAGCGAATAATGGTACGAAAACTGGGGGAATGGTTTGGGCTAACTGTGATATATCAAAAGATGGATTTGCTATGTATGGCTTTCCTGTACATTTAGATTATGACATTCCTGGTAAAACATATGTAACATTGAGATGGGTGATGGACTGTGCCCTTCAAGATGGGATTATAACAGGATACAATATAAGTTATTGTCCAATTGTCCAAACGAGCACGGACTGTGATGGAaaagtaaaatatgtttttattcctAATCCTAAACAAATGgacattacaataaataatttactgcCTTATAAAACCTATCAGTTTACATTTTACCTTAAAACTATCTATGGccaaaagaaaattgaaaatgCTACTGCAAGTATAACAACTTCAGAAGATAGACCTACGAGTCCAGTAAATGTTCACATACCAGAAATTCAGAATGATTCATTGACTGTTTCCTGGGATCCTCCTATACAAAGGAATGGTAACATTGGTAAATATATCATTTCCAACTATGGTAAAGAAATTTATGTTGATATAGTTTCTGAAACTGCAAACATCTCTAGACGGCAAGTCACAATACCTGATTTACAAGGATTCACTAATTATTCTTTGACCGTACAGGCTTGTAATATTCCCTTAGGCTTGTGTTCTATAGTTGGATATAATGATACAATATTTGTACGAACAAGAATAGGTTCTCCTAGCAGACTGAAAGCCCCTACTGTGAAAAACAGTCCTGATATGTTAAAATGGGAACCACCTACAATACCAGGTGGAACTGTAGATCTGTACCAGATAAGAAGAGTAAGGGATGATATGGAACCTGAAATTATGAATACAACAGATTTACAATATTCTCTTACTCATTGTGAAGGTGTTGTTTCAACGGAAATTTACCAAGTAAGAGCTGTTAATTTTGACTTTGATTTGTATCATGGAGTCCTAGGTACCGAAAATGTGACATTACCCAAAAGAATTTCGAATGAATCTCACATTGAGTATCCAGGTCCCTGGAGTGAACCTAGTACTGTTGCTTGTAGGAGCAGAGATGGACTGACAATgatcataatatttttgtctATATTCTCTATTATTGGATGTATTTACGGTTCAacaaaactttacaaaaaatatagaaaaatggaAGATATTAAGCCAGTCCTGCCAAATGGTTTGGGTATTCCTGAAAAAGATATTTCGAAGTACACATTTGGTGGTTGGAGTCCAACAAACAAAGAGGAGAAACCTTCGTCTGATGAAATGCTCTTGTTACCTAACACTCAAACAACAGTTTCATCACCAGACATGAAACAAAAAGATGAGAATTCTAGTGATCAAACTGATTGTACCATCATATCTGACTCGTCACAAGGACCTATTGATCAACAAGTGTCAACATTAGATGACGTTTCAGATTCTTCTCTTCACATTGAACCAGAATCTAAAACAAATGATGTTGATAATAATGAGATTCAAGAAGAAAACACTGCCTCGAAAGATATAGAAACTTCGCAAAATTCTCCTTACTTTAACAATGAATCTTTTAGGAGAAATCCGACAACTGGCTATGTCCAATCTGTAGTAAATCCTGCAACTGGATACTTGCAGTCAGAACCAGCATCAGTACCAGCACCATCATCAATAAGTACACCTTTGTGTTGTTCACCTCAACCTGCCAGTACAAGTTACGTTATGGCCGGTCTGCCGCCAACGATATTTACTAATGCGACATCGCAAGTTACAAATCCACCAGCTCCATCTTCGGGATACGTTCTGGCTGAAGATCCGAATCATAGATCTATAACGAATTTCTCTAAATTAGGAACTCTACCTCCCAAGTCCATTGGTCCAGAAAGCTTGCCTACGATGCCTACCTTGCCTACGCCAGCAAAGCATTCCACAGACAGTAGCTATATTCAGCTTCAAGCATTAAATTCCTTACCTAGTCTTAAGGCCACCGTACGAAACCCTGTGCCATTGAAGCCATCAAGCTCGAATGGCTACGTCAGTCCGGAAGACTGCGTCCTTAATAAACATCTAAATAATATGCTATCAGCTGGTCAACTTGCCGAGGAGCCTGCTATATTAGACCCGACAATGTCTCCCGAGGCTTATTGTCGGTTTTCCTGGAGCACTGACCCCGCGAATGATAATTTACACACGTTACTCGCCGATACGCCCACGCGAACGTCCAAGAATTGA